The Streptomyces sp. NBC_01439 genome contains the following window.
GGTCGGCCTCCTCCAGGTACTGCGTGGTGAGCAGGACGGTCGTACCGCCGCCGACCAGGGAGCGGACCGCGGCCCACACCTCGGCGCGGCCGCGCGGGTCGAGACCGGTGGTCGGCTCGTCCAGGAACAGCACCTCCGGGTCCGTGATCAGGGAGGCGGCGAGGTCGAGCCGGCGCCGCATGCCGCCGCTGTACTGCTTCACCGCCTTGCGGCCGGTGTCCGTGAGGCCGAAGCGCTCCAGCAGTTCGTCGGCGCGCCGCCCGGCGCGGCGCGCGCCCAGGTGGTGGAGACGGCCGAACATCTCCAGGTTCTGCCGCCCGGCCAGTTCCTCGTCGAGCGCCGCGTGCTGGCCCAGCAGCCCGATGCGGGCGCGGACGGCCGCCGGGTCCGTGGTGACGTCGTGGCCCGCCACCCGGACCACCCCCTGGTCGTGGCGGAGCAGGGTGCTCATGATCCGCACGGCCGTGGTCTTGCCCGCGCCGTTGGGGCCGAGCACCGCGTGCACGGTGCCGGGCGCCACCTCCAGGTCGAGCCCGGCCAGGGCCTGCTGGTCGCCGTAACGCTTGTGCACACCTTCGACGGAGATCGCCAAAGCCACTCCTCGTTAATCAAATTTGACTACTACGACCCGCGAAAGTAGTGCCCGCTCACGAGCTAGTCAAACTTGATTAGGCGTACGGGTTCTCCTGGCCCTCCGCCAGCACCCCGACGAACGGTTCGCCGCCCTCGCCCGCGAAGGAGTACGCGCCCCCCTCGATCCGGGCGACCAGTCCCCGCGTCCACTCCGCCTCCGCGTCCGCGGAGTGGACCCACCTGTGCATGATCTCGCCGATGTGGCCCAGCACCTCCGGACCGCCCTCCGGCGTGTAGTAGTCCGTCACCGACGACCGCCAGAGCGCCAGCTTCGCCATCCGCTCCCGGAGCAGCGCGAGCACCTCGTCCCGCGGCAGGTCGACCATGAAGCCGATCGCCGCGGACAGCACGTCCGTCTTCTGGTCGTACGCCGCGAGGGCCTCGCGCAGCAGCCGGAAGTACTCCTCGCGGCCGGCGTCCGTCACCTCGTACTCGGTCCGCGGCGGACCGCCCGCCGCGCTCGGCCCCACCTCGTGCGCGTGCAGGACGCCCTGCTTCGCCATCTGCTTGAGCGCGTGGTAGATCGATCCGGGCTTGGTGTTCGACCACTCGTGGGCGCCCCAG
Protein-coding sequences here:
- a CDS encoding ATP-binding cassette domain-containing protein; the encoded protein is MAISVEGVHKRYGDQQALAGLDLEVAPGTVHAVLGPNGAGKTTAVRIMSTLLRHDQGVVRVAGHDVTTDPAAVRARIGLLGQHAALDEELAGRQNLEMFGRLHHLGARRAGRRADELLERFGLTDTGRKAVKQYSGGMRRRLDLAASLITDPEVLFLDEPTTGLDPRGRAEVWAAVRSLVGGGTTVLLTTQYLEEADQLADRIALIDGGRVAAEGTADELKALVGADRIVVVLRDAARLAEVARLLPDPAVDSDTLTLSFPVEDRMAGLARTLRTLEEAGVEAADLAVRRPTLDEVFLHLTDREGVAA
- a CDS encoding PadR family transcriptional regulator — translated: MSAIRLLVLGAVRQHGRAHGYQVRNDLEYWGAHEWSNTKPGSIYHALKQMAKQGVLHAHEVGPSAAGGPPRTEYEVTDAGREEYFRLLREALAAYDQKTDVLSAAIGFMVDLPRDEVLALLRERMAKLALWRSSVTDYYTPEGGPEVLGHIGEIMHRWVHSADAEAEWTRGLVARIEGGAYSFAGEGGEPFVGVLAEGQENPYA